The Triticum urartu cultivar G1812 chromosome 5, Tu2.1, whole genome shotgun sequence genome contains the following window.
TCTCCATCTGAATGGTTTGATACGTCAAACATTGTTGAAAGAAACGGGATCCACTTATATATGTTCCCCCCTGTATGTTGAGGTGGAACGCATTGATTCCTGTCATCGACTAACTATAGTACAGTAGCACTACCCTTTGAGCCTTGCCAAGCAATCTACTTCACAGCATGCATGCTTGTATGCATATGAACCAAGCATTAGTTCCATCTAGAACAAACACACATGCATGCTACTCCTTTTGAGCCAAGATATATGTATAAAACCTTCAGGACATTGATCTCCTTCCAGCTTCCACAATATCTATATTGAAGTCCTTCAGTGCATTGATACGGTCTCCCTACCCGACACTTGGATTGTCGGTGTTTTTGAAAAATATATTGCTTCACATAAAATAATTCATTATAAAAGTGAGTTCGACTGGAGTGCTTAAGATATATTGTTGTCTATTCACTATATTGGCATAAAACAAGTATTCTTGAACGCATTTTCGTTTGATTCAATTATACTATCATGACAAATTTGTGCCTGAACCTAAAGTAAAATCTGAAGAGATATTTTACAATTTCTAAAACATCGTACATTTATAAAGAGAAGGATCATAGATTTAGGCATGTCTGTATGCATGTGCAACAATCATATGAGAAGAATGGAATTGATCATGCAGGACTTAGTTAATTGGTTAGAATTTTTTGTGGCCCTGCTAACATTGAGATTCCACCACAGAGTTGAGAGCTTGTGGTTGTAAGCGAATGGCATCTGTATATGTTAAGCCAATGGTCCCCACGGATGAATTAGTGCTAATTTCCTCTTCCATATATGGTGAAGACAGTACATGATCATATCACTCTTTTCTCAGCCTATTTAGAGTTCCAGATTGGGTGCACAAATACTATCGTGAGCAAACCAATTAAGAATTAAACCCAACCGACTATTATTCTGGTTTTGATGAGCTTCCATGCATCACTCTTTTCACAATATTGCATATAGTTCTTCAGTTTCTCTTTTCTGGTCATTTCAATGACTGCCAAGACATCCAGACTGAATGTACATGATCACCAGTTCACCGCCATTTGGCAGAAAACAGTTAAACCATCCGACTACCCATGCTGACATTGTTGGTAATACTTTCTTTGACATAGACCTAGTTACGCGTGTCATCCAAATTAATCTGATGTGAATTTCATGACTGAACCTCAATCATCCCATGTATATATGTAAAATATTGCTAACTAAGAATTTCCTTTGCACCTTTTGCCGGGTTCCCAAAAAGAAATTCTGCTGCAACTTGAAGGCATCTTCTAGTACCTATAGAATTGTATTCTGGTAACTAATTAAGACGCCCCTTCGAAGGGCTCATTTGATCCATTATTAGGTGGAAAGTTTTTTTGGTGACATATACCCATCCCATTGATTCAAAGGGGAGTAAGGAGGAAAAAAAAAGAGACAAGAACACTATCCTTTGATCTCACTTTCAGATATTTTCGTCCTTGCCGGCAGCACTATATAATCAATTTGACAAGTAAAAAAAGAACAATTTTCTTGTACCAGTTTCCGCCTATTAAGACCCTGATAAGTGTCACACGTGTGGCACGAACACATGACAACTCCGAACGTTTTTTATAACAAGTTTAGTGTCGCGAGAGTGGCAACTTTAGTTGTCAAGCATGACAACTTTCTTTTCAGATGGCAAGTTTCAGTTTTTTCTTAGTTTATTTTTTTTCGAATGGCAACTTTAGTTATAAAAAACATCAGGGCGCGATTGCTTCGTGCCACACGTATGACACTTATCATTTCAATTAAATTTGAGGATAGTTTCTCCTACGCTCAACTAATTTAATTCTATACCAGTTTCAAAGAAAAAAAACACAGAAGTTATATGATTTACACATATATACCTTTATGTAGAATTTCAATGCACATGAAAAACTCGATGAGGACCTGCAACATCTTTATTTCACTTATGTCTGTGATTTGATTTTAATTTGGCTGCTCTTATTACCATTCTTATGTCCCTCCTATTTCCGCTAATCTACAAAATTCATGTGTGTTTTCAGTTCTCTGTTTTGTACTCCTACATAAACTTCTACCCCCTTCGTTCTAAAATAAGTGTCACTGATTTGGTACATCTTTTACTAACTCTGCACTAATCATCGACACTTTTTTTTACTAACTTTACACTAGTCATCGATACTTATTTTGAACGGAGGGATTATATATGTCATAGTTAGGTGTTTTTCTCTTCTATTTATACGGTTTTGTAAGTCTGCGAATCTAAGAACTCTCAAGATGGGAGGGGAATTGGACACAAGTTAATAACTAGAGCACGCGCTCTCTCTATCCAAGCATGTATAAAAGCCAACTAATTCCCATATTTTGACATCACAGGATCATCCATGCATGTGTGATGTGTCTTTGCATACGGAAGTACTCTGCACACGACAGTGCATGGACGAGATCCGGACGATGTCCATCTTAAACGGTGCTGATTTGCTAAAAAATGCCATCCATCGATGATTTGATCCATCGTCCAGCTTTCGGCTGGAGATGTGTCGTCTCTGTAGCACTGCTCGCAGCATGCATGTCACATCCATGGCTGACGTCTATACGTAGTGAAAAGCAGTGGAGCAACCAGAATGGCCACTAGCACCAAGCGCCTACTTTGCAGCCCAGGCAGTATACAATGACGACCTCATGCGCGCGGTAGCTAACTAGCTATAGCTATATAAGCACATGCGTACATGTACTACCCACCAAGCTCTCCATCTGTCGTCTTCTCACTTCGCATGCACTCTGCGCGCGCGATCGAGCCGAGAATGGGCATGGCCGCAACCAACAACAACAACGTGAGCGCGgtggcgccgccgccgtcgtccatGTGGACCAGCACGAGCCGGCGCTGGCGCCCGTCCCTCGCGTCGGGCCTCCGCGCCGCCCTGGCCTGCACCATCGTGGGCGTCGTGTCCGTCTACGCGCCGCCGCCTCTGCAGCGCCACCTCACCTTCCCCGCCTTCTCCTACGTCGTGACCGTCATCATCGTCACGGACGCCACCGTGGGCACCGCCCTGCGCGCGACGGCCAGCGCGCTCCACGCCACCGTCATGGGCGCCGTCCCCTCCGTCCTGGCGCTGTGGCTGGCGCACCGCACGGGCGCCGCCGAGTCGGTGCTGGCCACGTCGGCCGTGGTGGCGCTGAGCACGTTCGCGGTGGCGCTGCCGGAGTCGCCGGGCCCCGTGGCGAAGCGGATCGCGCTGGGGCAGATCATCATCATCTACGTGGCCAAGTTCAGGCGAGGGGACCGCACGAGCCACGAGCTGGTGCTGGAGCACCCCGCCAACGTGGTGCTGTGCACGGCGCTGGGGGTGGCGGCCGCCTTGCTGGCGGTGCTGCTCCCGTGCCCGCGGCTGGCCACCCGGGAGGTGGAGGACAAGAGCAGGGCGTACATGGAGACCGCGGCGGAGAGGGTGAGGGTGCTCGTCGACGCGTTCCTCCTCACCGCCAACGACACCGCCTGCGCGGATGATGGCCAGGAAACAGCCGCGGCCTCTGGTAGACGGCGGCGATGGTGCATGGCAGCGTGCATGTCACAGGCCAACCGTCTCGCGTCCGCAAGCGCCGCCCTCCTCCGCCGCATGGCCGCCGTTAAGGTAATTTTGTTTAACGATCGTGCATGAGAATAAGCACAAATCTTTCTTTTTAGCAAAGTAGTCATGCATGTCATGCGTATCATAgattcattcattcatatctagTGCTAAATTCCTGCTTGCGTCAGTTGGGTGCATGCTTAGCTACCGAAAGAGCTTGCTAGATGCCAAAAGTAGACCAGCACTATGCACTGGAATGCAGCGCTAGTGCTACCTGGTACTATTGGAGTCCTCGTCAGAAAACGAGTAGTATGACTGGTCTTCGGCATGCCGCATGCATGCGAGTTAGTACTACTATAATTAGGCAGTAGAAGCATGCATGTGATCAGTTTAATTTGCACGGATCTGGTACGTACACACGATGAACTAAACTTGGATTATCACATGCACGCGTGCAGGGAGATTTGCAGTGGGAGAGAGTGCCAGCAGTGCTCAGGCGGTGGATGCCGCAGCAGGCGGTGGTAGACCACGGCCGCATCGAGATGCCCATCAAGGGAATGGAGATTGCGCTCACCAGCGCTGCCATCGCCGGCAGCAGCCCTATGATCTGCAGCAGCTGGTTGGAGCATATGAGAGACCAGATACGCCTCTCCATGCTCACTACACATCGCCACCACCACTGCAGCAGCACCGCCACCACCAGCGTCGCCATGACCAAGACGACCATCAACAAGCAATCACCATTAATGTTGACAAACGATACGATGACGACGTTGTTGCCGGAGAGGCACGAGGAGCTGTCTcctttcctcttcctcttctccaTGCATCTCCTCCGTCATGGCACCCTGCAGCAGTTGGCCTCCTCCCATCCGGATCAGACCAAGACTACCAACAGCAAGGTAACTCCGGCAGCGACAAATGCCGAGGATTCGACCGACGATGACGATGTCTTCTACCTGTCCGAAGAAGAGGAGGACGAAGAGGTACAGGCCAGCagtggagaagaagaagaaggtcaATTGCAAGAACATGGGGCGCCAAATAAGACTGGCCACATGGAGACGACATCCAAGAAGCAGGAGAAGAAGAAAAGCGTGTGGCTGAGGTGGGGGCTGGAATGGGAGAGAGTGGTGACGGCGGCCAAGTGCGCCGTGTCGCTGGGCCTCGCCGTCCTTCTCGGCCTCCTCTTCAACAACGACCACGGCTTCTGGTCCGGCCTCATCGTCGCCACCACCATGACCGCCGGCCGCGACTCCACATGGGCCGTGGCCATCGCGCGTGCCCACGGCACCGCCATCGGTTCCGTCTATGGCGTGCTGGGCTGCCTCCTCTCACAACAGCCGCACCTCATGGAGCTCCGCTTCCTGGCGCTCCTCCCCTGGATCGTCCTCGCCACCTTTCTCAAGCGCAGCCATGCATACGGCCCTGCCGGCGGTGTTGCTGCCGCGCTGTCCGGCATCATCATCGTGGGACGGAGGTACGACGAGGCGCCCATGGCCTTCACGATCACCAGGCTCGTGGAGACCTTCATTGGCCTGTCCTGCACCGTCGCGACGGACCTCGTGTTCCAGCGCAAGGCAAGGCCGACCGCCAGGGCCAGGGCGCAGCTCCACCGCTGCATCGCCGCGCTGCGGGAGTGCGTGGTTGGACTCACACCCACGTCGTCAgcgaagcagcagcagcagcagcagcacaaGACGTTGCTGGAGCAGGTGGCGCTGCTGAAGAAGTACGCGGCGGAGGCGGGCAGCGAGCCGAACTTTCTGTGGCTGGCGCCGTTCCCGACCAGCTGCTACGACAAGGTTCATGGCAGCCTGAGCAGGATCGCGCAGCTGATTGGGCTCTACCAGCACGCCCGAGCCGTTCTCATCGACAACGCCGGCGGCAGCCGGCAGCTAGGCGCAGACATGAAGCGCTTCCACGGCGCCCTCTCCGCATCCCTGGAGGCACTGCTGGAGGAGGAGGACGTCGACCTTGAGGCCGGCAAAGGAATCTTCTGCGAAGATATGGCGGTGGTCAGGTCCTTCCTCGGCCATGCAAGGGAGGCACTGTCACAGCAGCAACagcaggaggaagaagagcagTTGGCTGCTGTTTGCCTGGGCTCGATTGGGTTTTGCATGGGTGAGATGATGAAGGAGGCACAGCAGCTGGAGGCTCACATGCTGAACCTCAGCCTCCAACCTAGTCGCTGATGCTGCCTACATTGTACTATGCTCGATTCTCAACACAAAAAAAAAAGTACTATGCTCATGTACATCTTACTATCAATGCACTGCATTGTTCAACGAAAAGAAAAACACTCATCTACTACTATCAACAGACAGCAAATGTAACACTTGTGATCACCCTTTATAAAAATCTCATCTTAGTCCAACCGTCTCAACTGCTACAACTCAGAGGAAGAGAAAAAAGAGCTACAATGGAACGCACCACCTTGATCATCACACAACAAAGACAGACGCTTCATTTGTCTCACAAATTACAATCTAATAAAATACATGGCCGCATCTTTTCCTACACAAGGCTAATGGCTGTGCGGGATGCAGGCGCGGCAGGGCCCAAGCCATTTAGCTGGTCTGCATCGCTTCCGAGTGGTACTTGTCCAAGTCTGCGTCTAGATCATTGGCAGAAACTGGCTGACTGCCGCGCCCTCCCCTCCCTCGCCCAAGCCCAACATCACCGCGCCCTCGACCACGCCCAGCAGCACTACGCCCGCCGAATCCACCTCTGCCCCGAGGCCATCCCCGACCACCATCACCGCCCCTTCCACGTCCGCCACTGCAAATATCCAGTACCACTAGATATGTCACTTGCTCAAAATCTTCCAAAAGAATTTGCGCAACACGATTGAAAATGCATATATGACAATGCAAATTGAACAGGGTGATTAATAGAACTAACTTTATTTTGACTCATACTTGTGAGAATCGCTAATTGAAGTGTAATCTTTTTGACAAGCATATTTGGTTCCTTTGCTAGCCCAAGAAATTTGCAAGGTTCCTTTGCTAGCCCAAGAAATTTGCAAGGTTAGGAGCTTAGGGGGAGCTAAAAAAAAAGTCCTTGCTGCCATGGGCAAGGCAAAATATTTGCCTAATCGGCCCTCCCTATGGGCAAAGTCTGCTTGCTCTCCCTTTGGTCATGTTTTGGTCCTGGTCCTGGTCCACGTCCTGGTGCACACGCACGCACTCATTTTAAGCTCCCAAGGCAATAAGGACCAACACATACCCTTGCTTCTCAAAGTTATTGCTCATGTTGGCTAGTTTCGCTTGCCTCAGCCCTCAGATAGCAAGTTGGGCAAATAAACAAAACAATGCTGAACTTCGAGACACAGTAATGCATTAGAAGTACCACAACATACAAGATTTTACTAGAAATGAGGCAGGCAAAGGTAACTCATGCCTTGCTTGCACTTTGGACGATGAAGACGGTCCAATTCCGCAAATTGTCAAACTAATGACACGCTAAGTTAGTCACTAACTACACAATACATGAATACTAACCATGTTAATGAATCTTTAACAGCCAGTGGCAGCTGCTGCCTAATTGTGCAAACGCTAATCAACCCAAAGGGTAAGGAACTAAGGATTGTGCTTAGAAGACAGTTTTAGCTTGACAGTAATTTAGACAAGTAACAATTTTAGCAGTAAGAAAATTCAGTAAATGTGATATCTGCTACTAACCTGTAGGAAGGAATGAAGTTTCCTATCGTCGGGGTATTCAAAGTAAAAATAGCAGGTGGTGGTGGTGCCTCAATATTTGTT
Protein-coding sequences here:
- the LOC125508822 gene encoding uncharacterized protein LOC125508822 — protein: MYYPPSSPSVVFSLRMHSARAIEPRMGMAATNNNNVSAVAPPPSSMWTSTSRRWRPSLASGLRAALACTIVGVVSVYAPPPLQRHLTFPAFSYVVTVIIVTDATVGTALRATASALHATVMGAVPSVLALWLAHRTGAAESVLATSAVVALSTFAVALPESPGPVAKRIALGQIIIIYVAKFRRGDRTSHELVLEHPANVVLCTALGVAAALLAVLLPCPRLATREVEDKSRAYMETAAERVRVLVDAFLLTANDTACADDGQETAAASGRRRRWCMAACMSQANRLASASAALLRRMAAVKGDLQWERVPAVLRRWMPQQAVVDHGRIEMPIKGMEIALTSAAIAGSSPMICSSWLEHMRDQIRLSMLTTHRHHHCSSTATTSVAMTKTTINKQSPLMLTNDTMTTLLPERHEELSPFLFLFSMHLLRHGTLQQLASSHPDQTKTTNSKVTPAATNAEDSTDDDDVFYLSEEEEDEEVQASSGEEEEGQLQEHGAPNKTGHMETTSKKQEKKKSVWLRWGLEWERVVTAAKCAVSLGLAVLLGLLFNNDHGFWSGLIVATTMTAGRDSTWAVAIARAHGTAIGSVYGVLGCLLSQQPHLMELRFLALLPWIVLATFLKRSHAYGPAGGVAAALSGIIIVGRRYDEAPMAFTITRLVETFIGLSCTVATDLVFQRKARPTARARAQLHRCIAALRECVVGLTPTSSAKQQQQQQHKTLLEQVALLKKYAAEAGSEPNFLWLAPFPTSCYDKVHGSLSRIAQLIGLYQHARAVLIDNAGGSRQLGADMKRFHGALSASLEALLEEEDVDLEAGKGIFCEDMAVVRSFLGHAREALSQQQQQEEEEQLAAVCLGSIGFCMGEMMKEAQQLEAHMLNLSLQPSR